The Tumebacillus amylolyticus genome window below encodes:
- the sufB gene encoding Fe-S cluster assembly protein SufB has translation MSDPEKKPPKELPTLSTDYRFGFRDQDISVVKFQKGLTRKTVEEISSLKNEPGWMTDFRLKALEIFFEKEMPTWGGDLSGLKFDDITYYVKPTDRQGKTWEEVPEEIKDTFEKLGIPEAERSFLAGVSAQYESEVVYHSMQQDLADKGVIFTDTDSALRDHPEIFKKFLGTVIPPHDNKFAALNSAVWSGGSFVYVPKGVRCEVPLQAYFRINSENMGQFERTLIIAEDDSFVHYVEGCTAPIYSTDSLHSAVVEIIVRDRARCRYTTIQNWAPNIYNLVTKRAVAYEDATMEWVDGNIGSKLTMKYPAVYMLGPRAKGTILSIAVAGRGQHQDAGAKVVHLAPDCTSTVVSKSISKQGGKTTYRGLCEFGPKATGSKANIKCDTLIFDETSTSDTIPVNHVRSEGVTLEHEASVSKVSEEQMFYLRSRGLTEEEATTMIVMGFIEPFTKELPMEYAVEMNRLIKFEMKGSIG, from the coding sequence ATGAGCGATCCTGAAAAAAAACCACCCAAGGAACTCCCGACTCTCTCCACCGACTACCGCTTTGGATTTCGCGACCAAGACATCTCCGTCGTCAAGTTCCAAAAAGGCCTCACCCGCAAAACGGTCGAAGAGATCTCCTCCCTGAAAAACGAACCCGGCTGGATGACCGACTTCCGTTTGAAGGCACTCGAGATCTTTTTTGAAAAAGAGATGCCGACCTGGGGCGGCGATCTCTCCGGCTTGAAGTTTGACGATATCACTTATTATGTCAAGCCCACCGACCGCCAAGGCAAGACGTGGGAAGAGGTGCCTGAGGAGATCAAAGACACGTTCGAAAAACTCGGCATCCCCGAAGCGGAGCGCAGTTTCCTCGCCGGCGTCTCCGCGCAATACGAGTCCGAAGTCGTCTACCACTCCATGCAACAAGACCTCGCCGACAAGGGCGTGATCTTCACCGACACCGACTCGGCACTCCGCGACCATCCTGAGATTTTCAAAAAATTCCTCGGCACCGTCATCCCGCCGCACGACAACAAATTCGCAGCTCTCAACTCCGCCGTCTGGTCGGGCGGCTCGTTCGTCTACGTGCCCAAGGGAGTCCGCTGTGAAGTTCCGCTGCAAGCGTACTTTCGCATCAACTCGGAGAACATGGGCCAGTTCGAACGGACGCTGATCATCGCCGAAGATGACAGTTTCGTACATTATGTAGAGGGCTGCACAGCTCCGATCTACTCCACCGACTCCCTGCATTCGGCCGTTGTCGAGATTATCGTTCGCGACCGGGCACGCTGTCGGTACACGACGATTCAGAACTGGGCACCGAACATCTACAACCTCGTCACGAAGCGGGCGGTTGCTTACGAAGACGCCACGATGGAGTGGGTGGACGGCAACATCGGCTCCAAGCTGACGATGAAGTACCCTGCCGTCTACATGCTGGGTCCGCGCGCGAAAGGCACGATTCTCTCGATCGCGGTCGCGGGTCGGGGTCAGCACCAAGACGCCGGTGCCAAAGTCGTTCATTTGGCACCGGATTGCACGTCGACGGTCGTTTCCAAGTCGATCTCCAAACAGGGAGGCAAGACGACATACCGCGGGCTCTGCGAATTCGGGCCGAAAGCGACGGGGTCGAAAGCGAACATCAAGTGTGACACGCTGATTTTTGACGAAACTTCGACGTCCGACACGATTCCCGTGAACCACGTGCGGTCGGAGGGTGTGACGCTCGAACACGAAGCCAGCGTCTCCAAAGTGTCGGAAGAGCAGATGTTCTACCTCCGAAGCAGAGGCTTGACGGAGGAAGAAGCCACCACGATGATCGTCATGGGCTTCATCGAACCGTTCACCAAGGAACTCCCCATGGAGTACGCCGTCGAAATGAACCGCCTGATCAAGTTCGAAATGAAAGGCTCAATCGGGTAA
- a CDS encoding iron-sulfur cluster assembly protein, producing MITEEDVRNELLEVWDPELMMDIVNLGLVYEVQVLEAGSRVRVVMTLTAMGCPAFDSMRDDIVGRVSALPGVETVDVELTFSPPWSKDLMSEEAKTVFRYLF from the coding sequence GTGATCACGGAGGAAGACGTGCGCAACGAGTTGTTGGAAGTATGGGACCCGGAGTTGATGATGGACATCGTCAATCTGGGGTTGGTGTATGAAGTGCAGGTTCTGGAAGCGGGAAGCCGTGTTCGGGTGGTGATGACGCTCACTGCCATGGGGTGCCCGGCGTTTGACTCCATGCGGGACGACATCGTCGGTCGAGTCTCCGCACTCCCCGGCGTGGAGACGGTCGACGTCGAGCTGACATTCTCGCCCCCTTGGTCAAAAGACCTCATGTCGGAGGAAGCCAAGACCGTGTTTCGCTACTTATTTTAG
- a CDS encoding SufB/SufD family protein encodes MTVDAVGKQLVQILTTQRQEPNWLREMREQALAAYEQLPAPHTLDLRTRPFGPFAPRDPDRACPERWEMMTPFQSERGRKKAEVSRLVYANERKIAHHLDMEVAENGVIFADLSLAVRVFPSLVEPYLGQAVTADDKWTALSTAVWNLGVFVYVPKNVQVRVPLQAWWQRTVGGGQLHPRLLVVAEEGSDVTVVAGEVSKLQEQAFGVFVAEIFAKPNAQVRLAFLQEHDPQMTRAAHVRAKVERDARVQIFAHDRGSGTGLVDVIVEQTGDGSEVWLDGLVTGTGKQHLDLTLKAEHIGRHTLSRIRTRALLTDHAKATCRAVSQIEKGAVGTDSSQEERVLLLSKTAQANPIPMLLINEEDVRCDHSASVGPLSEEQLYYLKSRGVTDFEARKLLLKSFLAPLVQTSPLPVGMEVLTDKWLDRKGVLR; translated from the coding sequence ATGACGGTAGATGCGGTGGGCAAACAACTGGTGCAGATCTTGACCACGCAACGGCAGGAGCCGAACTGGTTGCGCGAGATGCGTGAACAGGCATTGGCGGCCTACGAACAATTGCCCGCCCCGCACACCCTCGATCTACGCACTCGACCCTTCGGCCCGTTTGCACCGCGCGACCCGGACCGCGCCTGTCCGGAACGCTGGGAGATGATGACGCCCTTTCAATCGGAACGCGGTCGAAAAAAAGCCGAGGTCTCCCGCCTCGTCTACGCCAATGAACGCAAGATTGCACATCATCTGGACATGGAAGTCGCGGAGAACGGCGTCATTTTTGCCGACTTGTCCTTGGCGGTTCGCGTGTTTCCAAGCCTCGTCGAACCGTATCTCGGGCAGGCGGTCACGGCGGACGACAAATGGACGGCGCTCTCGACGGCCGTGTGGAACCTGGGCGTTTTCGTCTACGTTCCAAAAAACGTGCAGGTCCGCGTCCCGTTGCAAGCCTGGTGGCAACGCACCGTCGGCGGCGGACAGCTTCATCCCCGTCTGCTCGTCGTCGCCGAGGAGGGCAGCGACGTAACGGTGGTCGCAGGCGAAGTCTCGAAGTTGCAAGAGCAAGCGTTCGGCGTTTTTGTCGCCGAGATCTTTGCGAAGCCGAACGCGCAAGTACGGTTGGCTTTTTTGCAAGAGCATGACCCGCAGATGACGCGAGCGGCGCATGTTCGGGCGAAAGTGGAACGAGATGCGAGGGTGCAGATTTTTGCTCATGACCGTGGATCGGGTACGGGTTTGGTGGACGTGATCGTCGAACAAACGGGCGACGGTTCGGAAGTCTGGCTCGACGGGTTGGTGACCGGAACGGGGAAGCAGCACCTCGATTTGACGTTGAAAGCGGAACACATCGGCCGCCATACGCTCTCCCGAATTCGCACGCGAGCCCTGCTGACCGATCATGCCAAGGCGACTTGCCGTGCCGTCTCCCAGATTGAAAAAGGAGCCGTCGGCACCGACTCTTCCCAAGAAGAGCGCGTCCTGCTCTTGAGCAAAACGGCGCAGGCGAATCCGATTCCGATGTTGCTGATCAACGAAGAAGACGTGCGCTGCGACCATTCGGCCTCCGTCGGACCGCTGTCGGAAGAGCAGTTGTACTATCTGAAATCAAGAGGCGTCACCGACTTTGAAGCGCGCAAGTTGTTGCTCAAGAGCTTCCTCGCCCCGCTTGTGCAAACGTCGCCGTTGCCGGTGGGAATGGAAGTGCTGACAGACAAGTGGCTGGATCGAAAGGGGGTGCTGAGATGA
- the sufC gene encoding Fe-S cluster assembly ATPase SufC has product MAQPLLQIEGLQVSVDGKPIVQGLNLEVKGGEVHAVMGPNGTGKSTFAQALMGHPRYEVTAGKAVLDGKDLLQMSVDERARAGLFLAMQYPAEIPGVSNANFMRLAVNARRGEGNGLPVLQFHRHLMAKMKELGIEPSFAERCLNEGFSGGEKKRNEILQMALLKPRIAILDEIDSGLDIDALKIVAKAVNEMRNPEMGVLVITHYQRLLNYIEPDHVHVLLDGQIVRSGGKELAAQLEEKGYDWVKEEKQREDQAKLAASDPRPPEAFDPPEGGCFS; this is encoded by the coding sequence ATGGCACAACCGCTGTTACAGATCGAGGGCCTGCAAGTCTCCGTAGACGGCAAACCCATCGTGCAAGGGCTCAACCTGGAAGTAAAGGGCGGCGAAGTTCACGCGGTCATGGGCCCAAACGGAACCGGAAAAAGCACATTCGCCCAAGCCTTGATGGGCCACCCGCGCTATGAAGTGACAGCAGGCAAGGCCGTGCTTGACGGCAAAGACCTGCTCCAGATGAGCGTTGACGAACGGGCGAGAGCAGGCCTGTTTCTCGCCATGCAATACCCCGCCGAAATCCCCGGCGTTTCCAATGCCAACTTCATGCGACTTGCGGTCAACGCACGACGAGGAGAGGGCAACGGCTTGCCTGTCTTGCAATTTCACCGCCACTTGATGGCGAAGATGAAGGAACTCGGCATCGAGCCGTCCTTTGCCGAACGCTGTCTTAATGAAGGCTTTTCCGGCGGAGAGAAAAAACGCAACGAAATCTTGCAAATGGCCCTGCTCAAACCGCGCATCGCCATCCTCGACGAGATCGACTCCGGTCTCGACATCGACGCCCTGAAAATCGTCGCCAAAGCGGTCAACGAGATGCGCAATCCCGAGATGGGCGTCCTCGTCATTACGCACTACCAGCGATTGCTGAATTACATCGAGCCCGACCACGTCCACGTTCTGCTCGACGGTCAGATCGTCCGTTCCGGGGGCAAGGAACTCGCCGCGCAACTCGAAGAAAAAGGCTACGACTGGGTCAAGGAAGAGAAGCAACGCGAGGATCAAGCCAAACTCGCCGCCTCCGATCCGCGACCTCCGGAAGCGTTCGACCCGCCGGAAGGGGGTTGTTTCTCATGA
- a CDS encoding cysteine desulfurase: protein MNDFPLLEREMNGRPLVYLDNAATTQKPQRVLDVMERYYRMHNANVHRGVYQLAAEATDLYEAARAKVAAFLHAQGEGQIVFTRGTTEGINLVAQGYLAQKLQPGDRILLTVSEHHSNLVPWQRVAKERGAVLRFLPLLSDGTIDLVAAAREITPRTKCIALAHISNVLGTIHPIRALADLAHAAGAVIVVDAAQSVPHMPVDVQALDCDFLAFSGHKTYGPTGIGALYGKTELLAQTEPVQSGGEMIDTVELYDSTWKPAPWKFEAGTPAIAEAVGLGAAVDFLTWLGMEHVHETIQDVTQYAYEKLREIEGLTLYGPTSRGGVIAFNLGTIHPHDVATVLDAHGIAVRAGHHCAQPLMRWLGVTSTVRASFGIYNTRADVDALVTALARVKEVFHP from the coding sequence ATGAACGATTTTCCATTGCTGGAACGGGAGATGAACGGGCGTCCGCTCGTCTACCTCGACAACGCAGCGACGACGCAAAAACCCCAGCGGGTCCTCGACGTCATGGAGCGGTACTATCGCATGCACAACGCCAACGTCCATCGGGGGGTCTACCAACTTGCCGCCGAAGCGACAGACTTGTACGAAGCGGCGCGGGCCAAGGTCGCCGCTTTTTTGCATGCGCAAGGGGAGGGACAGATCGTATTTACGCGGGGGACGACGGAGGGGATCAATCTCGTTGCACAGGGGTATCTCGCGCAAAAGTTGCAGCCGGGGGATCGGATTTTGTTGACGGTGTCGGAGCACCACAGCAATCTCGTGCCTTGGCAACGCGTGGCCAAGGAGCGGGGGGCGGTGCTTCGCTTTTTGCCGCTGCTTTCGGATGGAACGATTGATCTCGTGGCCGCGGCGAGAGAAATTACGCCGCGCACGAAATGCATCGCTCTCGCCCACATCTCCAACGTCCTCGGCACCATTCACCCGATTCGTGCGCTTGCCGATCTTGCACATGCGGCAGGCGCGGTCATTGTCGTCGATGCCGCCCAATCGGTGCCGCATATGCCGGTGGATGTGCAAGCGCTCGATTGCGACTTTCTCGCCTTCTCCGGACACAAAACCTACGGCCCCACGGGCATCGGAGCTCTCTATGGAAAAACAGAACTGCTCGCCCAGACCGAGCCGGTGCAATCGGGCGGCGAGATGATCGACACCGTTGAACTGTACGATTCCACGTGGAAGCCGGCGCCGTGGAAGTTTGAAGCGGGGACGCCTGCCATTGCAGAAGCTGTGGGATTGGGTGCCGCCGTGGATTTTCTCACATGGCTTGGGATGGAGCATGTTCACGAAACCATACAGGACGTCACGCAGTACGCGTATGAAAAACTGCGTGAGATCGAAGGACTCACTCTCTACGGCCCCACCTCGCGGGGCGGCGTCATCGCGTTCAATCTCGGCACGATTCACCCGCACGATGTCGCGACCGTCCTCGACGCGCATGGCATCGCCGTTCGTGCCGGCCATCATTGCGCCCAACCTCTCATGCGCTGGCTGGGAGTGACTTCGACAGTCCGTGCCAGTTTCGGCATCTACAACACACGCGCTGACGTCGACGCCCTCGTAACCGCACTCGCTCGTGTAAAAGAGGTGTTCCACCCATGA
- the sufU gene encoding Fe-S cluster assembly sulfur transfer protein SufU — protein MTPNLSDLYRQVILDHSQHPRNFGTLDGALTVALRNPTCGDEVTLFLDVQDGVIHRASFQGHGCSISMASASMLTESVIGLPLSEALHLNTEFRNLLQGHTSDPHLLGDLEVLVGVAQFPARIKCALLSWNALEQAIGGTTP, from the coding sequence ATGACCCCGAACCTCTCCGACCTCTACCGCCAAGTCATCCTCGACCATTCCCAGCACCCGCGCAATTTTGGAACGCTGGACGGAGCGCTCACCGTCGCCTTGCGAAATCCAACGTGCGGCGACGAAGTGACGCTTTTTCTCGACGTGCAGGACGGCGTGATCCACAGGGCTTCCTTTCAAGGCCACGGTTGTTCGATCTCGATGGCGTCCGCTTCCATGCTCACCGAATCGGTCATCGGACTTCCGCTTTCAGAGGCTCTCCACCTCAACACCGAATTTCGCAACCTCTTGCAAGGCCATACCTCTGATCCCCACCTCTTGGGCGATCTCGAAGTCCTCGTCGGCGTCGCCCAGTTTCCCGCTCGCATCAAATGCGCCCTGCTCTCGTGGAACGCTCTTGAGCAGGCGATTGGAGGGACCACCCCATGA
- a CDS encoding GTP pyrophosphokinase family protein: protein MYGRDWETFLLPYEQAVEELKVKFRSLRTEIKHKEEYTPIEFCTGRVKKVSSIIEKAKILNIPLENVEEVPDIAGIRIMCQFQEDMHRVAEHIRARKDMTVVEERDYVTNRKPSGYRSYHFIVKYPVQTVHGEQELLAEVQLRTLAMNFWATIEHSLNYKYKGNIPEQVRERLVRAAEASYRLDGEMSAIRDEIKAAQILFETKSNTVADILSMIEKMIHNGHLELAAEYHQKFHEAQSEDIQALQHLSEEIKQVLHQQEQNNSFF, encoded by the coding sequence GTGTACGGACGTGATTGGGAGACGTTCTTACTTCCCTACGAACAGGCCGTGGAGGAGCTCAAGGTCAAGTTCCGCTCCTTGCGAACCGAAATTAAACATAAGGAAGAATACACCCCGATCGAATTCTGCACCGGTCGGGTCAAAAAAGTCTCCAGCATTATCGAAAAAGCCAAGATCCTCAACATCCCGCTGGAGAACGTAGAGGAAGTGCCGGACATCGCCGGCATTCGAATCATGTGCCAGTTCCAAGAAGACATGCACCGCGTCGCCGAGCACATCCGCGCGCGCAAGGACATGACCGTCGTGGAAGAGCGCGACTATGTAACCAACCGCAAACCGAGCGGGTATCGCAGCTACCACTTTATCGTGAAGTACCCGGTACAGACGGTACACGGCGAGCAAGAACTGTTGGCGGAGGTCCAATTGCGGACGTTGGCGATGAATTTCTGGGCGACGATTGAGCACTCGTTGAACTATAAATACAAAGGCAACATCCCGGAACAAGTCCGCGAACGACTGGTCCGCGCTGCCGAAGCCTCCTACCGTCTCGACGGCGAGATGTCGGCGATCCGCGACGAGATCAAAGCGGCGCAGATCCTGTTCGAGACCAAATCGAACACCGTGGCCGACATCCTCTCCATGATTGAAAAAATGATTCACAACGGCCATCTCGAACTCGCCGCCGAATACCACCAGAAATTCCACGAAGCACAGTCCGAGGACATCCAAGCCTTGCAACACCTGTCCGAAGAAATCAAGCAAGTGCTTCATCAACAAGAGCAGAACAACTCCTTTTTCTAA
- a CDS encoding UvrD-helicase domain-containing protein, translating to MTDPRPTTGQWKAIRDLERHLTVSAGAGAGKTWVLTERYTAMLAGYPLILPPLELETEANADSDQHPSRPGQIVAITFTKEAAGEMKARIRERLSRWKHEAADEDKRRIALLQEEVERATITTIHGYCSDLLRQYPLEAGIDPQARVLEESEAMFRLEEAVREALDEGLAREDAGTLALITEYAYEPLLRHIMDFYPSVREQTEDFTGMTSHTLAMLDELSAGLESAVDTLESLIGNILSLDLDALDAKKGSVARALRLRAEYPAISKVLTQWRASGWEYTPDIAVILETLTSGWGVLVKELKPDVNALKAHVPSVSRHIVPSGLRDTVVYLADLLQAVHTLYTEKKNRDRALDFTDLQNLAVRLLQRPDVRNWQAKSLRFLMVDEFQDTNPVQKHLLDALTTGNDDLRLFVVGDAKQSIYRFRGADLQVFLDTQREVGESGGEHVPLAHNFRTQEPIITFVNSLFDLLMPGTYEPMQATRPATHDQPMVEVLHLTEEPGSLEQKLIEARIVATRIREMVGGGSTQDFDGSCGESLLPNRDGTLRTVQYRDITILFSAMTHVYIYEHALQQAGIPYYIVGSRDFFRRQEIFDLVSVLQVLVEEHDTVARIGALRSPLFGVSDEALYWLGREGLTAPDWRELPNWHRLALDDREKLMRAQTLFQLWREEKSYKNAAEVLTSILHHTGYEQALLLTFGGDQKVGNVRKLVEIAYDQPPERGSVLAFLSEVQKRIDGEVREEDAQVESDQSDVVKIMTIHKSKGLEFPVVILPDMARTFNLSEGGKFRYDSKLGLVPSFTENDAWNDFGYSTKLSEDNKQKALAEERRKLYVAMTRARDYLLLVGTRALEKKTAPTLEDSRWFGWLQAAEVQNWEGVRWVQIGPTEGTFEKNTAVAEATPTLEIPERPGTSEPPLTELFPLLGPIQPRADEMPGLTLSVSALLTYFTCPRQYFYKYALRLPELARPLEDTQQISLFDADETVEEPNLTSTELADTDAEHDPTVRGTLVHRVLELLQDPADLQTLLRHALAERKIVGDEADAWIPILEGDLVRYTQSEIFREVQSATEQHSEMMFRLRAGRHAITGVIDKLYKKDNGRAVVLDYKTNRITRRQLKRTTHHYTPQLQLYTLVAVELLGWHVERAVLYFTALDEESEVSIAPADLETMQSRLQAACDHIAMHDDETDFAQTEELGTCGRCPYQLICRGDMLS from the coding sequence ATGACCGACCCCCGACCCACAACAGGCCAATGGAAAGCCATCCGCGATCTTGAACGTCATCTGACCGTCTCCGCAGGGGCCGGTGCGGGCAAGACGTGGGTGCTGACCGAACGCTACACCGCCATGCTCGCAGGCTATCCGCTGATTCTGCCGCCGCTGGAACTCGAAACTGAAGCAAACGCAGACTCCGACCAACATCCCAGCCGACCCGGTCAAATTGTCGCGATCACGTTCACCAAGGAAGCGGCAGGGGAGATGAAGGCGCGAATTCGGGAACGACTCTCTCGTTGGAAGCACGAAGCGGCCGACGAGGACAAACGCCGTATCGCGCTCTTGCAAGAAGAAGTCGAACGCGCCACGATCACGACGATCCACGGGTATTGCTCCGACCTCTTGCGCCAATATCCATTAGAAGCGGGCATCGATCCGCAAGCCCGCGTACTGGAAGAGAGCGAAGCGATGTTTCGCCTCGAAGAAGCGGTGCGCGAAGCCCTCGACGAAGGACTTGCCCGCGAGGACGCAGGCACGCTCGCTCTGATCACCGAGTACGCCTACGAACCGCTTCTCCGCCACATCATGGATTTTTACCCGAGCGTTCGTGAACAGACGGAGGACTTCACCGGCATGACCTCGCACACGCTTGCCATGCTGGACGAACTGAGCGCAGGTCTTGAATCGGCTGTCGATACGCTGGAATCCCTCATCGGCAACATCCTCAGCCTCGACCTCGACGCTCTCGATGCAAAAAAAGGCTCTGTCGCCCGCGCCCTTCGCCTTCGTGCGGAGTACCCGGCGATCTCCAAAGTCCTCACCCAATGGCGGGCAAGCGGCTGGGAGTATACGCCTGACATCGCCGTGATTCTCGAAACACTCACGTCCGGCTGGGGTGTGCTCGTCAAGGAACTCAAACCTGACGTCAACGCTCTCAAAGCCCACGTACCCTCCGTTTCTCGCCACATCGTCCCATCCGGCTTGCGTGATACAGTCGTGTACCTCGCCGATCTTTTACAAGCGGTCCACACGCTCTATACCGAGAAAAAAAATCGAGACCGCGCCCTCGATTTCACCGACCTGCAAAACCTCGCCGTCCGTCTCTTGCAACGTCCCGACGTGCGCAATTGGCAGGCGAAATCCTTGCGTTTTCTCATGGTGGACGAGTTCCAAGACACCAACCCCGTGCAAAAACATCTCCTCGACGCGCTCACCACAGGCAACGACGACTTGCGCCTGTTCGTCGTAGGGGATGCCAAGCAATCGATCTACCGGTTCCGCGGAGCCGACCTGCAAGTATTTCTCGACACGCAGCGCGAAGTCGGCGAGTCCGGCGGGGAACACGTCCCGCTCGCCCACAACTTTCGTACGCAGGAGCCGATTATCACCTTCGTCAACTCGTTGTTCGACCTGCTCATGCCGGGCACGTACGAACCGATGCAAGCGACTCGCCCGGCGACGCACGACCAGCCGATGGTTGAAGTCCTGCATTTGACCGAGGAACCCGGCTCCCTCGAACAAAAATTGATCGAAGCCCGCATCGTCGCAACCAGAATTCGCGAAATGGTCGGGGGAGGTAGCACGCAAGATTTCGATGGCTCCTGCGGAGAGTCCCTACTCCCGAACCGAGACGGTACCCTGCGCACCGTCCAATACCGCGACATCACGATCCTTTTTTCCGCGATGACGCACGTCTACATCTATGAGCACGCTTTGCAACAAGCGGGCATCCCGTACTACATCGTCGGCTCCCGCGATTTTTTCCGCCGTCAGGAAATTTTCGACCTCGTCTCCGTCCTGCAAGTGCTGGTTGAGGAACACGATACCGTCGCCCGAATCGGAGCCCTGCGCTCGCCGTTGTTCGGGGTCTCTGACGAAGCCCTCTACTGGCTCGGTCGCGAGGGACTGACAGCCCCCGATTGGCGAGAGCTCCCAAACTGGCACCGCCTCGCACTCGATGACCGCGAAAAACTCATGCGTGCCCAAACTCTCTTCCAACTCTGGCGCGAAGAGAAGTCTTACAAAAACGCCGCCGAAGTTCTCACCTCCATCCTCCACCACACCGGCTACGAGCAAGCCCTGCTCCTCACGTTCGGCGGTGACCAAAAAGTCGGGAACGTCCGCAAATTGGTGGAGATCGCCTACGACCAGCCCCCCGAGCGGGGAAGTGTGCTGGCGTTTTTATCCGAAGTCCAGAAACGCATCGACGGCGAAGTCAGGGAGGAGGACGCCCAAGTCGAGTCCGACCAAAGCGACGTCGTCAAGATCATGACGATCCACAAGTCCAAAGGGCTCGAATTCCCCGTGGTCATCTTGCCCGACATGGCCCGCACGTTCAACTTGAGCGAGGGCGGCAAGTTCCGCTACGATTCGAAACTGGGCCTCGTCCCGTCCTTCACGGAGAACGACGCTTGGAACGACTTCGGCTACTCGACCAAGCTGTCCGAAGACAACAAACAAAAAGCCCTCGCCGAAGAACGCCGCAAGCTCTATGTCGCCATGACCCGCGCCCGCGACTACCTCTTGCTCGTCGGCACCCGCGCCCTTGAGAAAAAAACAGCCCCCACGCTCGAAGACTCGCGCTGGTTCGGCTGGCTCCAAGCAGCCGAAGTCCAGAACTGGGAAGGCGTGCGCTGGGTGCAGATCGGACCGACCGAGGGCACTTTTGAAAAAAATACAGCAGTCGCAGAAGCCACACCAACCCTTGAAATCCCGGAACGCCCCGGCACATCGGAACCTCCGCTCACGGAACTCTTCCCGCTGCTCGGCCCGATCCAACCGCGTGCTGACGAGATGCCGGGGCTTACGCTGTCCGTCTCCGCCCTGCTCACGTACTTCACCTGCCCGCGCCAATACTTCTACAAGTACGCACTTCGTCTGCCCGAACTGGCACGACCGCTGGAAGACACGCAACAAATTTCACTCTTCGATGCGGACGAAACGGTAGAGGAGCCCAACCTCACCTCCACCGAACTGGCCGACACCGACGCCGAGCACGACCCGACCGTCCGAGGCACGCTCGTCCACCGCGTCTTGGAACTTTTGCAAGACCCGGCAGACCTGCAAACACTGCTTCGCCATGCCCTCGCCGAACGCAAAATCGTCGGGGACGAAGCGGACGCTTGGATTCCGATCCTAGAGGGAGACCTGGTCCGCTATACGCAGAGCGAGATCTTCCGCGAAGTCCAATCGGCAACCGAACAACACAGCGAGATGATGTTCCGCCTGCGCGCCGGTCGCCACGCCATCACGGGGGTCATCGACAAGCTCTACAAAAAAGACAACGGACGTGCCGTCGTCCTCGACTACAAAACCAACCGCATCACCCGCCGGCAACTCAAGCGAACGACGCACCACTACACGCCGCAGTTGCAACTTTATACGCTCGTCGCTGTTGAACTGCTCGGTTGGCACGTCGAGCGGGCCGTTCTCTATTTCACAGCCCTCGACGAGGAATCGGAAGTCTCGATTGCGCCGGCCGATCTCGAAACCATGCAATCCCGCCTCCAAGCGGCTTGCGACCACATCGCCATGCATGACGACGAGACCGACTTTGCGCAGACCGAAGAACTTGGCACGTGCGGACGATGCCCGTACCAGTTGATTTGCCGAGGAGATATGCTATCATGA